One Bacteroidales bacterium DNA segment encodes these proteins:
- a CDS encoding sensor histidine kinase: MKNPLNREITVYISLTAAIASGLIAIIFISGNKEYYLLYPIVSILLVFLLTYLVTWLFLKRVPNVNTVDEKPTWKNLDKIFNEVNQDAVSLASNQVREIDRLKGMEQYRKEYLGNVSHELKTPIFNIQGYVLTLLDGGLEDAEINRKYLERAEKSINRLISIVEDLETISRHEAGELKLVKENFNIVQLVEEVFETQEIRAKKRNIQLVFYKKYKKPIIVCADKMKIFQVLTNLITNSIYYGKMEGKTRISFSEVKNKILVEVHDNGIGIGEADISRVFERFYRADKSRSREQGGTGLGLAIVKHIIEAHGETIHVKSKINKGSSFIFSLPK; the protein is encoded by the coding sequence ATGAAAAACCCTTTAAACCGAGAAATCACAGTCTATATATCATTAACAGCAGCTATTGCCTCTGGGTTAATCGCCATAATTTTTATAAGCGGGAACAAAGAGTACTACCTATTATACCCAATCGTTAGTATTCTCCTCGTTTTTCTGCTTACATACCTTGTTACATGGTTATTTTTAAAAAGAGTTCCAAATGTTAATACTGTTGATGAAAAACCCACTTGGAAAAATCTCGATAAAATTTTCAACGAGGTTAATCAGGATGCTGTTTCCTTGGCAAGCAATCAGGTGAGAGAAATTGACCGCTTAAAGGGGATGGAGCAATATCGTAAGGAGTATTTGGGTAACGTTTCGCACGAATTAAAAACTCCAATATTTAATATACAAGGATACGTTCTAACCCTTCTTGATGGCGGGCTTGAGGATGCTGAGATAAACCGTAAATACCTAGAGCGAGCCGAAAAAAGCATCAATCGTCTTATTTCAATAGTGGAGGATTTAGAAACAATCTCAAGGCACGAGGCAGGAGAATTAAAACTCGTCAAAGAGAATTTCAACATTGTGCAGCTTGTTGAGGAAGTTTTTGAAACGCAGGAAATAAGGGCTAAAAAGCGCAATATTCAACTTGTTTTTTACAAAAAGTATAAAAAACCGATTATTGTCTGTGCAGATAAAATGAAGATTTTTCAAGTTCTCACCAACCTTATAACCAACTCAATTTACTATGGAAAAATGGAAGGTAAAACGCGCATCTCTTTTTCTGAAGTAAAAAATAAAATTCTGGTTGAAGTACATGACAATGGTATTGGAATTGGGGAAGCCGATATCTCTCGTGTTTTTGAACGATTCTATAGGGCCGATAAAAGCCGCTCACGCGAGCAGGGTGGAACCGGATTAGGCCTTGCCATTGTTAAGCACATTATCGAAGCGCATGGCGAAACAATTCATGTAAAAAGCAAGATAAACAAGGGCTCATCTTTTATCTTTTCATTACCCAAATAA
- a CDS encoding riboflavin synthase: MFSGIVEEPAKVVAIVKDKENLHVTLTCSFAENLKIDQSVSHNGVCLTVVKIEGNTYTVTAIKETLEKSNLGLLKVGDKVNLERSMKIDSLLDGHLVQGHVDQTATCSEVKEADGSWYYTFKYDSKIGNITVEKGSVSVNGVSLTVVNSQEGSFQVAIIPYTYEHTNFHEFKVGTVVNLEFDIVGKYISRLLKQYLDSGLLGR, translated from the coding sequence ATGTTTTCAGGAATAGTTGAAGAACCCGCCAAAGTGGTTGCAATCGTAAAAGATAAAGAGAACCTACACGTCACACTTACATGTTCATTTGCGGAGAATCTAAAGATAGATCAAAGCGTATCCCATAATGGTGTGTGCTTAACTGTTGTGAAAATAGAGGGAAATACATATACAGTAACCGCAATCAAGGAAACGCTTGAGAAATCAAACTTAGGTCTTCTTAAGGTAGGCGATAAAGTAAACCTTGAGCGCAGCATGAAGATTGACAGTTTACTCGATGGACATTTAGTTCAGGGACATGTTGATCAAACCGCAACATGTAGCGAGGTTAAAGAGGCCGATGGCAGCTGGTATTACACATTTAAATATGATTCTAAGATAGGCAATATCACTGTTGAGAAAGGTTCTGTATCTGTGAATGGCGTTAGCTTAACCGTAGTAAATTCTCAGGAAGGCTCATTTCAGGTTGCAATTATTCCATACACCTATGAGCACACCAATTTCCATGAATTTAAGGTTGGTACAGTTGTAAACCTCGAATTTGATATTGTGGGTAAATATATATCTAGGCTTTTAAAGCAATATCTGGATTCAGGATTACTTGGGCGTTAG
- a CDS encoding outer membrane beta-barrel protein: MIKKITLIIAVVLFAVGANAQFKFKSIGGGLALGSKAAVNKSGNAQMGFGLYINGLAQIVEKIDAEVSFAYYFPSEPVSGFKFKLTTFNINGHYNFLQNDKLTAYGLAGLNFSFGKVEIGPISSSTSKVGFNIGAGGAYGITSKLDAVGQIGYTIGDADQLFINLGIAYKF, translated from the coding sequence ATGATTAAGAAAATCACATTAATTATTGCAGTTGTTCTTTTTGCTGTTGGTGCTAACGCACAATTTAAATTCAAAAGTATTGGTGGTGGCTTAGCACTTGGGTCTAAAGCAGCAGTTAATAAGAGCGGAAACGCCCAAATGGGATTTGGTTTATATATTAATGGTCTTGCTCAAATTGTTGAAAAAATTGACGCAGAGGTTTCATTTGCATATTATTTTCCAAGTGAACCAGTTTCTGGTTTTAAATTTAAACTAACGACCTTCAATATTAATGGGCATTATAATTTTCTCCAGAACGATAAACTCACAGCTTATGGTTTGGCTGGTTTGAATTTTAGTTTTGGAAAAGTTGAAATTGGCCCCATCTCTTCAAGTACATCAAAGGTGGGCTTTAATATTGGTGCTGGGGGTGCTTATGGAATAACAAGCAAATTAGATGCTGTTGGTCAAATTGGTTATACTATTGGCGATGCTGATCAACTTTTCATTAACCTAGGTATCGCATATAAATTCTAA
- a CDS encoding acyltransferase, giving the protein MPAKEVLDFYGLKGPWGTFRYGVRFVWRFVLDKVAFFCFVKSWRTSIHRWRGVNIGKGVYIGHEVMFDRVFTDQIFIGDDTSVGDRTTITAHANIPSNTRLKKIYPRQIMQTRIGKGVWIMPNVIIAPGVTIGDEAVIATGSVVTKDVPPRCLVGGVPAKVLKDLSEHEAFKS; this is encoded by the coding sequence ATGCCAGCAAAAGAAGTTTTAGATTTTTATGGTCTAAAGGGGCCTTGGGGTACATTTCGATATGGTGTCCGATTTGTATGGCGGTTTGTACTTGACAAGGTAGCTTTCTTCTGCTTTGTTAAGAGTTGGAGAACCAGCATTCATCGCTGGCGAGGAGTTAATATTGGCAAAGGTGTTTATATTGGTCACGAGGTTATGTTCGACCGTGTCTTTACCGATCAAATATTCATTGGAGATGATACTTCAGTAGGAGATCGGACTACCATTACAGCTCACGCAAATATCCCTTCAAATACAAGGCTGAAAAAGATTTACCCCCGACAAATTATGCAAACCCGAATAGGGAAAGGAGTCTGGATAATGCCTAATGTAATAATTGCTCCAGGTGTCACAATTGGAGATGAAGCCGTCATCGCAACAGGTTCTGTTGTAACAAAGGATGTTCCTCCAAGATGTCTTGTAGGTGGCGTTCCTGCAAAAGTGTTAAAAGATTTATCTGAACACGAAGCCTTTAAATCGTAG
- a CDS encoding polysaccharide deacetylase family protein — MEPQKKYCLLTNDVETTSIANNNLSDAMGERVLKEGLPLLLQLYAEYNIKATFFFTGYIAEKFPEVVRMVLPYGHEVGSHGYSHKVDKAFDVLSFEEQVEHLRKSKSILEDISGQDVISFRAPAARVNRDTAIALKQVGFKVDSSVASQRFDMFLSFGGMKKLKWLVAPRKPYFTHEQNLMKRGSGDVFEIPISALIMPYIGTTMRIFPFTTRQLRKLLSWESSINSKPIVFLTHPNEFIDEISDGKKIVRRSSNYISYLLGDVIRRELKLKNLGLKAIPLYRKEIEYFNSNGFKFVTCKQYYENQINKEI; from the coding sequence ATGGAGCCGCAAAAAAAGTATTGTTTACTAACTAATGATGTTGAAACCACGTCTATTGCAAATAACAACCTTTCGGATGCAATGGGAGAAAGGGTTCTCAAGGAGGGTCTGCCATTGTTGCTTCAACTATATGCAGAATACAATATTAAAGCAACTTTTTTTTTCACGGGGTATATTGCTGAGAAGTTTCCGGAGGTAGTTAGGATGGTTCTTCCGTATGGTCATGAAGTTGGTTCGCATGGTTATTCACATAAAGTTGATAAGGCGTTTGATGTTTTATCTTTTGAAGAGCAAGTTGAGCACCTGAGGAAATCTAAAAGCATTCTCGAAGACATATCTGGGCAAGATGTTATTTCTTTTAGAGCTCCTGCGGCCAGAGTTAATAGAGATACAGCCATAGCTCTTAAGCAGGTTGGATTTAAAGTTGATAGTTCAGTAGCCTCGCAGCGATTTGATATGTTTTTGTCCTTTGGTGGAATGAAGAAATTAAAATGGCTAGTAGCTCCGCGCAAACCATATTTTACCCATGAGCAAAATCTAATGAAACGTGGAAGCGGAGATGTTTTTGAAATACCAATCTCTGCCCTAATAATGCCGTATATTGGAACTACAATGAGAATATTCCCATTTACAACTCGACAGCTCAGAAAATTACTTTCTTGGGAATCAAGCATAAATAGTAAGCCGATTGTTTTTTTGACCCATCCAAACGAGTTTATTGATGAGATTTCGGATGGTAAGAAAATTGTTAGACGTTCATCGAACTACATTTCCTATCTTCTTGGGGATGTTATTCGTCGAGAACTTAAGCTTAAGAACCTCGGCTTAAAAGCCATTCCATTATACAGGAAAGAAATAGAGTATTTCAATAGTAACGGATTCAAATTTGTAACTTGTAAACAGTATTATGAAAACCAAATAAATAAGGAGATATAG
- a CDS encoding phosphatidylserine decarboxylase family protein, giving the protein MEQVIIVMASFLLSSAMFIFWVAKGGFNRKYLYTDNILLGVFSTAIGLLIYHFVSIPIAVFVIILCPLIVFLLFVGLFFYRFFRNPQREIPGDKDDIVAPADGRIIYIKELEVNQTPVTIKKMRVANINEITKTDILNQPCYLIGIAMTLFDVHYNRAPIDGEIILVKHTDGTAIGLNTPESTLTNERNTVVFKRNDGIMAGIVQIAARGVRRCIVMTKEGSAVKRGEIIGKIRWGSQSDLIIPRNTTIMVREGEQVHAGITIIGRLN; this is encoded by the coding sequence ATGGAACAAGTTATAATAGTAATGGCATCGTTTTTACTCTCGTCTGCGATGTTTATCTTTTGGGTAGCAAAAGGGGGTTTTAATAGGAAATATTTGTATACGGACAATATTCTTTTGGGAGTATTCTCTACTGCTATTGGGCTATTGATATATCATTTTGTTAGTATTCCGATTGCTGTTTTTGTGATAATCCTATGCCCACTAATAGTTTTCTTACTTTTTGTTGGCCTATTTTTCTACCGCTTTTTCAGAAATCCCCAAAGGGAAATCCCTGGCGATAAGGATGATATCGTTGCCCCAGCAGATGGAAGAATCATCTATATAAAAGAGCTTGAGGTTAACCAAACCCCTGTTACCATTAAGAAGATGAGAGTGGCAAACATTAACGAAATCACCAAAACAGATATCTTAAACCAACCCTGCTATTTGATAGGAATTGCAATGACACTCTTTGATGTTCACTACAATAGGGCTCCCATTGATGGGGAAATAATTCTTGTTAAACACACCGATGGTACAGCAATTGGGCTAAATACACCAGAATCAACACTAACCAACGAGAGAAACACCGTAGTTTTCAAGCGCAACGATGGAATTATGGCTGGTATTGTTCAGATTGCAGCTCGAGGTGTTCGGCGTTGTATTGTAATGACCAAGGAAGGTTCTGCTGTAAAGAGAGGTGAGATTATTGGGAAAATACGATGGGGTTCACAATCAGATCTAATAATTCCCCGAAATACAACCATCATGGTTCGGGAGGGAGAACAAGTACATGCAGGGATTACTATAATTGGAAGACTAAATTAG
- a CDS encoding DUF354 domain-containing protein, with translation MNILFDLLHPADVNLFRNSINTLSQEGNLVYLTYRHRGVLDLIAKSELPEFTITRLGSHRKSLFGKIFSIIQREYLAFRFLRRNKIKLVICQGLASGIACKLLGVKILHYDDDSEYRFTFLLGKWFSDIDVMPDFMPVNGKNFFKYRGYKELAYLHPNYFTPNHDILKEYGLQPNSYVFIREIANVSVNYHNRIGLLPEIVIYLKNKDIKILLSIENKALVNEFNDNCIILKEPVKHLYSLIYFSRFVISSGDTMAREACLLGNPCIYTGGRMMQANQRFIDIGAMVKTELIEEVYSTIDTMMDVSFNQSSKEKMTALIANEFEDTNAVLFSQIKKLLK, from the coding sequence ATGAATATCCTCTTCGATTTACTGCACCCTGCTGATGTAAATCTTTTTAGAAATTCAATTAATACTCTTTCCCAAGAGGGGAATTTAGTTTATTTAACTTATCGGCACCGGGGAGTTTTAGATTTAATTGCCAAAAGTGAGTTGCCGGAATTTACGATTACAAGACTTGGCTCACATCGCAAAAGTTTGTTTGGTAAGATATTCTCAATTATTCAAAGGGAGTATTTGGCGTTTCGTTTCCTGCGTAGAAATAAAATTAAACTAGTTATCTGTCAGGGTTTAGCTTCTGGTATTGCTTGTAAACTACTTGGAGTAAAGATTCTTCATTACGATGATGATAGCGAATACCGCTTTACATTTTTATTGGGCAAATGGTTTTCTGATATTGATGTGATGCCAGATTTTATGCCAGTTAACGGAAAAAACTTTTTTAAGTATAGAGGATATAAAGAACTTGCATACTTACATCCAAACTACTTCACTCCTAATCATGATATTCTTAAGGAGTATGGTTTACAACCTAACAGCTATGTATTTATCCGCGAAATCGCTAATGTAAGCGTGAATTACCATAACCGCATTGGATTGTTACCAGAGATTGTCATCTATTTGAAAAACAAAGACATAAAAATACTTTTATCCATAGAAAACAAGGCTTTAGTTAACGAGTTTAACGATAATTGTATTATTCTCAAAGAACCGGTAAAACATCTTTATTCTTTGATTTACTTTTCACGCTTTGTAATATCCTCTGGTGACACTATGGCTCGCGAGGCTTGTTTGTTGGGAAATCCATGTATCTATACTGGAGGGCGAATGATGCAAGCCAACCAACGGTTTATTGATATCGGAGCAATGGTAAAAACGGAGTTGATAGAAGAGGTTTACAGCACGATTGATACAATGATGGATGTTTCCTTTAACCAAAGTTCAAAAGAAAAAATGACCGCTCTAATCGCAAATGAATTTGAGGATACAAACGCTGTATTGTTCAGTCAGATAAAGAAGTTATTAAAATAG